In the genome of Campylobacter avium LMG 24591, the window GCGATAAAGGCTTTATTTAAGGATAAAATTCCACTTGTAAGTTCTACCAAAGGACAAACAGGACACTGTTTGGGTGCGGCCGGTGCAATAGAAGCGGTAATTTCTATAATGGCCTTAAATAAAAGCATAATTCCTCCTACCATAAATCAAATAGAAAAAGATGAGGATTGCGACTTAGATTATGTGGCAAATTCAGCTAGAAAGCTTGAATTAAACGCTGTTATGAGCAATTCTTTTGGTTTTGGCGGAACAAACGGCTCTTTGATATTTACAAAGGTAAGATAAATGGCATCTTACCTTGAGTTTGAAAAAAACATACAGCAAATTGATGAAGATATAGTTAATGCTGAAATCAAGGGTGATGCAGCCGCTATATCTATACTTAAAAAGAATTTAGAAAAAGAAATTTCAAAAACTTACAAAAATTTAAGTGATTTTCAAAGACTGCAACTTGCAAGACATCCTGATAGACCTTATGCACTTGATTATATAGAATTAATTTTAAGCGATGCTCATGAAATTCACGGAGACAGAGCCTTTAGAGACGACCCGTCTATAGTGTGTTTTGCTGGATACATAGGCTCTAGAAAAATTATAGTAATAGGCGAACAAAAAGGCAGAGGTACTAAGGATAAAATTTATAGAAATTTTGGTATGCCACATCCTGAAGGTTATAGAAAGGCTTTAAGGGTGGCTAAATTAGCTGAAAAATTTAACATTCCGGTGCTATTTTTGATAGATACTCCGGGTGCTTATCCTGGAATTGGTGCAGAAGAAAGAGGGCAAAGCGAAGCCATAGCTAGAAATTTATACGAATTAAGCTCTTTAAAAACCATCACAATAGCAGTTGTAATAGGCGAAGGCGGTAGCGGTGGAGCTTTGGCCATAGGCGTTGTGGATAAATTGGCTATGATGAAAAACTCTGTTTTTTCTGTCATCTCGCCTGAGGGCTGTGCTGCTATTTTGTGGAAAGACCCTGCAAAAAGCGAACAAGCAGCAAAGGCTTTAAAGATAACTGCTGACGATTTAAAATCTCAAAAATTAATAGACTTTGTGATAGATGAACCCATAAATGGAGCCCACAGAGACAAAGAAAAAGCCGCTGCAAATATAGCTTCTTATGTAAGCAGGTGTCTAGATGAGCTTGAAAAACTAGACAAAAGAGAATTAGTAGCAAACCGAATGCAAAAAATCCTATCTATCGGTGCCTTTTCTACCTCTAACAGCAAATCATAAGTTTAAAAAATTTAATAATTAAAAGACTTGGTAAAAAATTACAAAATTTTTATGATAAAGCCTTGACTGATACCAAGTCTCAAGCATTATAATACGCTAATTTAAAAAAAATTTTTAAGGAAATTTGATGAAAGAAATTAGCGAAGAAATTTTCACACAAGAAAGAGCCTTATTTAAACAACATGCAACAAAGATAAAAAACTGCGTTTTCAAAACAGGAGAATCAGCCCTAAAGCATGCAAGCAAGATAGAACTTATCGCGAGCTGTTTTGAGTATAAATACCCACTGTGGTACTGCGATGATATAAAGGCTACAAATATAAATTTTGCCCTGGAGGCTAGAAGTGGAATTTGGTATAGCTCTAACATAAATATGAATAACTCGAATTTATCCTCGCCCAAAAATTTTCGGCATTCTAAAAATATAAAGCTTGAAAACACTCATATGCCAAATGCAAACGAAAGCTTTTCATCTTGTGCTAATATAAGCTTAAATAATGTTTATGCGAATGGGGATTATTTTATAACGCATAGCAAGGATATAGATGTTAATAATCTAAATATAAACGGCAATTACTGCTTTGATACTTGTAAAAATATCACTGTTAAAAATTCTAAAATCATCAGCAAGGACGCCTTTTGGAATTGCGAAAATGTAGAAGTTTATGATAGTTTCATAATAGGAGAATACCTAGCCTGGAACAGCAAAAATATAAGCTTTATTAATTGCAAAATTCAAAGCCTACAAGCTCTGTGTTACATACAAAATTTAAGGCTTATAAATTGCGAGCTTTTAGATACTACCTTGGCCTTTGAATACTCAACGGTTGATGTTGATGTAAGCTCTAAAATTCAAAGCATTTTTAACCCAAAAAGTGGTATCATAAAGGCAAAAAGTATAGATGAAATACTCATAGATGAAGCAAATTCTAAGGATGTACAAATCATAACAAAGGACTAATATGAACTTTGATACAAAACACAACCGCTTT includes:
- a CDS encoding DUF3737 family protein — encoded protein: MKEISEEIFTQERALFKQHATKIKNCVFKTGESALKHASKIELIASCFEYKYPLWYCDDIKATNINFALEARSGIWYSSNINMNNSNLSSPKNFRHSKNIKLENTHMPNANESFSSCANISLNNVYANGDYFITHSKDIDVNNLNINGNYCFDTCKNITVKNSKIISKDAFWNCENVEVYDSFIIGEYLAWNSKNISFINCKIQSLQALCYIQNLRLINCELLDTTLAFEYSTVDVDVSSKIQSIFNPKSGIIKAKSIDEILIDEANSKDVQIITKD
- a CDS encoding acetyl-CoA carboxylase carboxyltransferase subunit alpha, whose amino-acid sequence is MASYLEFEKNIQQIDEDIVNAEIKGDAAAISILKKNLEKEISKTYKNLSDFQRLQLARHPDRPYALDYIELILSDAHEIHGDRAFRDDPSIVCFAGYIGSRKIIVIGEQKGRGTKDKIYRNFGMPHPEGYRKALRVAKLAEKFNIPVLFLIDTPGAYPGIGAEERGQSEAIARNLYELSSLKTITIAVVIGEGGSGGALAIGVVDKLAMMKNSVFSVISPEGCAAILWKDPAKSEQAAKALKITADDLKSQKLIDFVIDEPINGAHRDKEKAAANIASYVSRCLDELEKLDKRELVANRMQKILSIGAFSTSNSKS